In the genome of Tripterygium wilfordii isolate XIE 37 chromosome 19, ASM1340144v1, whole genome shotgun sequence, one region contains:
- the LOC119986328 gene encoding U-box domain-containing protein 35-like isoform X2, with product MEADELFEPCLPSLTVAIAINGKRESKYVVKWALEKFVTEGNVVFKLIHVRPEITSVPTLMGNSIPISHVREDVAIAAAYKREVEWKTSALLLPYTKMCGQRKVDVVVVVSDDVANAIAQEVAKYNITKLVIGASARGIFARKVKRHNMSSRISACSPNFCTVYAISKGKLSSVRPSDLKIDASIKDDSSETSCSANSSSSYTCSSQTELVSVGSYSYFCSPSLLMQRFHALSAINQNLLHSRASSIDTSHSRIPSMDIEEGRDTTSLCVYSSDIEHTIGGTSSYKGLLKDSQSHVSDQASTSDVHSEYSSSDTQVDINFELEKLRIELRHVRGMYAVAQRETLDASRKISNLNERRSEEAMKLKEITYKEEEAGELARKEMERCEAAKIDADNVRERAEKEASRRQEIEMEALRDIKEREKLEKALVGPVHQYQKFAWEEIVSATLSFSESLRIGMGAYGTVYKCSLHQTTAAVKVLHSNKNQNNKQFQQELEVLSKIRHPHLLILLGACPDRGCLIYEYMENGSLEDRLFRVNSTPSIPWFERYRIAWEVASALVFLHSSKPKPIIHRDLKPANILLDRNFVSKIGDVGLSMVLNSDSSHVSTMFKDTAPAGTLCYIDPEYQRTGLISPKSDVYAFGMVILQLLTAKPAVALTDKVETALDDGQLVTILDSEAGNWPIEETKELALLGLNCAELRRRDRPDLKEKVLPVLERLKELADRARDSFSRIQPLPPNHFICPILKDVMNEPCVAADGYTYDRKAIEQWLTDDDKSPITNLPLPNKVLLPNRTLLSAIMDWKSRN from the exons ATGGAAGCAGACGAACTTTTCGAACCATGTCTCCCTTCTCTGACTGTTGCAATTGCTATCAACGGAAAGAGAGAAAGCAAGTATGTCGTGAAATGGGCATTGGAGAAGTTCGTTACTGAGGGAAATGTTGTGTTTAAGTTGATACACGTTCGGCCGGAGATCACTTCAGTCCCAACACTAA tgggAAATTCCATTCCTATTTCACATGTAAGAGAAGATGTAGCAATAGCAGCTGCTTATAAGAGGGAAGTGGAGTGGAAAACAAGTGCATTGCTACTTCCCTACACGAAAATGTGTGGTCAGAGGAAG GTGGATGTTGTAGTCGTTGTATCAGATGATGTGGCTAATGCAATTGCACAGGAGGTTGCAAAATACAATATCACGAAGCTCGTTATAGGAGCTTCTGCTCGTGGCATTTTCGCAAG GAAAGTCAAGAGACATAATATGTCATCAAGGATCTCGGCGTGCTCTCCAAACTTTTGCACAGTCTATGCTATTTCAAAAGGGAAACTGTCATCTGTCCGGCCATCTGATTTAAAGATAGATGCAAGCATTAAAGATGACAGCAGTGAAACAAGTTGTTCAGCCAATAGTTCATCAAGTTACACTTGTAGCTCTCAAACAG AACTTGTCTCAGTTGGTTCATACTCTTATTTCTGTTCGCCCTCCCTACTAATGCAGCGATTCCATGCTCTTTCAGCTATCAACCAGAATCTTCTTCATTCAAGAGCAAGTTCAATTGACACCAGTCATTCAAGAATTCCGTCTATGGATATTGAAGAAGGGAGGGATACAACAAGTTTGTGTGTATACAGTTCAGATATTGAGCATACAATCGGTGGGACTTCTAGTTACAAAGGCTTACTAAAAGATAGCCAATCTCATGTATCTGATCAAGCTTCTACCTCAGATGTGCATTCAGAGTATTCTTCATCTGACACCCAG GTAGATATAAATTTCGAGCTAGAAAAGCTAAGGATTGAACTCAGACATGTTCGAGGAATGTATGCAGTTGCTCAAAGAGAGACCCTTGATGCTTCTCGAAAG ATAAGTAATCTAAATGAACGCCGATCAGAGGAAGCCATGAAGCTTAAGGAGATAACTTACAAAGAGGAGGAGGCCGGAGAATTAGCTAGAAAAGAGATGGAAAGGTGTGAAGCTGCTAAAATTGATGCAGACAATGTGAGAGAACGTGCTGAAAAAGAAGCTTCACGGAGGCAGGAAATCGAAATGGAAGCTTTACGTGAtatcaaagagagagaaaagcttGAGAAAGCTCTTGTGGGTCCTGTGCACCAGTACCAGAAGTTCGCATGGGAAGAAATTGTGTCTGCCACATTGTCATTTTCTGAGAGCCTTAGGATTGGAATGGGAGCATATGGAACCGTCTACAAGTGCAGTTTGCATCAGACAACTGCAGCAGTGAAAGTTCTCCATTCGAACAAGAATCAAAATAATAAGCAGTTTCAGCAGGAG CTTGAAGTCTTGAGCAAAATTCGTCACCCGCATTTGCTTATTCTACTTGGTGCGTGTCCTGATCGTGGTTGCCTAATTTATGAATACATGGAGAATGGAAGCTTGGAGGATAGATTGTTTCGCGTGAATAGTACACCATCCATCCCATGGTTCGAGAGATATCGGATTGCTTGGGAGGTGGCATCTGCCCTTGTTTTTCTTCACAGCTCTAAGCCAAAACCAATCATTCACCGCGATCTAAAGCCAGCAAATATCTTGCTTGATCGCAATTTTGTGAGCAAAATTGGCGACGTTGGTCTTTCAATGGTGCTTAATTCAGATTCCTCCCATGTGTCCACCATGTTCAAAGACACAGCACCTGCTGGGACACTATGCTACATAGATCCTGAGTATCAGAGAACCGGTTTGATTTCTCCAAAATCTGATGTTTACGCTTTCGGGATGGTAATTTTGCAGTTGTTGACTGCAAAACCAGCAGTAGCACTAACAGACAAGGTGGAAACAGCACTTGATGATGGTCAGCTAGTGACGATTTTAGATTCAGAGGCTGGGAATTGGCCAATTGAGGAAACCAAGGAATTAGCCTTGTTGGGGCTGAACTGTGCAGAGCTTCGACGGAGAGACAGACCCGATCTGAAGGAGAAGGTACTTCCTGTGCTGGAACGCCTAAAGGAGCTCGCTGACAGAGCCCGAGATTCATTTTCCCGCATTCAGCCCTTACCTCCAAACCACTTCATCTGCCCAATACTTAAG GACGTCATGAACGAACCCTGTGTTGCTGCAGATGGATACACTTATGACCGCAAAGCAATCGAGCAATGGCTGACGGATGACGATAAATCACCAATAACAAATCTGCCATTGCCAAATAAGGTTTTATTACCTAATCGTACATTACTTTCTGCAATCATGGACTGGAAGTCAAGAAATTGA
- the LOC119985793 gene encoding WD repeat-containing protein WRAP73 isoform X2 yields the protein MEFTDPYKQTGPCCFSPNARFIAVAVDYRLVVRDTFSFKVVQLFSCLDKISYIEWALDSEYILCGLYKRPMIQAWSLTQPEWTCKIDEGPAGIAYARWSPDSRHILTTSEFQLRLTVWSLVNTACIHVQWPKHSSKGVSFTKDGKFAAICTRRDCKDYINLLSCYTWEMMGVFAVDTLDVADIEWSPDDSAIVIWDSPLEYKVLIYSPDGRCLFKYQAYESGLGVKTVSWSPCGQFLAVGSYDQMLRVLNHLTWKTFAEFMHLSSVRGPCYAAVFKEVDEPLHLDMSELYLNDDFIQANSGAPDGHFSVRYEVTEVPVTLPFQKPPADKPNPKQGIGLMIWSNDSQYICTRNDSMPTALWIWDIHRLELAAILLQKDPIRAAAWDPTCTRLVLCTGSSHLYMWTPSGAYCVSNPLPQFSIVDLKWNSDGSCLLLKDKESFCCAAVPPLQESSEYSSDD from the exons ATGGAATTCACCGATCCTTATAAGCAGACGGGTCCTTGTTGTTTCTCGCCTAATGCGCGTTTTATTGCGGTCGCCGTCGATTACCGCCTCGTAGTTCGTGATACGTTTTCCTTCAAG GTTGTGCAGTTGTTTTCATGCCTCGATAAGATAAGCTATATTGAATGGGCGCTTGATTCTGAATACATTCTGTGTGGTCTCTACAAAAGGCCAATGATACAAGCATGGTCATTGACCCAACCTGAATGGACGTGCAAAATAGATGAAGGACCTGCCGGTATTGCTTATGCTAGGTGGAGCCCAGATAGTCGTCACATACTAACCACATCTGAGTTTCAATTGCGATTGACAGTTTGGTCGCTGGTGAACACAGCATGCATCCACGTGCAATGGCCAAAGCATTCTTCCAAGGGGGTGTCGTTCACCAAAGATGGAAAGTTTGCTGCAATTTGCACAAGACGTGATTGCAAGGATTATATTAATTTACTATCTTGTTACACTTGGGAGATGATGGGTGTTTTTGCTGTGGACACACTGGATGTGGCTGATATTGAATGGTCACCAGATGATAGTGCCATAGTGATATGGGATTCGCCTCTTGAATATAAG GTTCTAATCTACTCCCCGGATGGAAGGTGTCTATTTAAGTACCAAGCATATGAAAGTGGACTGGGTGTAAAAACTGTTTCATGGTCCCCTTGTGGCCAGTTTCTAGCTGTGGGTAGTTATGACCAGATGCTGCGGGTTTTGAATCACTTAACTTGGAAAACCTTTGCTGAATTTATGCATTTATCTTCTGTTCGTGGTCCTTGTTATGCTGCTGTTTTTAAG GAGGTAGATGAGCCGTTGCATCTTGACATGTCCGAATTATATCTGAATGATGATTTTATACAAGCCAATTCTG GTGCACCAGATGGACATTTCAGTGTAAGATATGAGGTTACTGAAGTACCCGTCACTTTGCCCTTTCAGAAGCCTCCCGCAGACAAACCAAATCCTAAACAAGGAATTG GTCTTATGATTTGGAGCAATGATAGCCAGTATATATGTACTAGGAATGATAGCATGCCAACTGCTCTCTGGATATGGGACATACATCGCCTTGAGCTTGCTGCCATTTTGTTGCAGAAGGATCCCATTCGAGCAGCAGCTTGGGACCCAACATGCACACGCCTTGTTCTGTGCACTGGAAGCTCGCACTTATATATGTGGACTCCTTCAGGTGCTTACTGTGTAAGTAATCCACTACCACAGTTTTCAATAGTTGATCTAAAATGGAACTCCGATGGGAGCTGTCTTCTCCTTAAAGACAAGGAGTCATTCTGCTGTGCTGCTGTTCCTCCACTGCAAGAATCTAGTGAATATAGCTCAGATGATTGA
- the LOC119986059 gene encoding putative kinase-like protein TMKL1, with protein MLKLVLGLTSTVFFIVLVLILVFFWHKRRAKHGQNDMESIGEKQRDEETQGEDLLTFQGVQDLTIADILDAPGEVIGKSNYGTLYKALLQRSNSVRLLRFLRPASTARVKEFGDVIQFLGCIRHPNLVPLLGFYAGPRGEKLLVNPFCRPGNLAQFIRDGNADSHKWINIYNISIGIAKGLDHLHTGLQKPIIHGNLKTKNIFLDRNHQPYISDFGFHLLLNPTAGQEMFEASAAQGYKAPELIKMKDACEETDIYSLGVILLEILSGKEPINENPTTPDEDFDLPTSLRNAVLDHRITDLYHPDILQSNVGDAESPATEEQILKFFQLAMACCSPAPSLRPNIKQVLVKLEEIGK; from the exons ATGCTTAAGCTAGTACTTGGACTCACTTCAACTGTTTTCTTTATTGTTCTCGTTCTTATACTAGTCTTCTTCTGGCATAAACGAAGAGCTAAACATGGCCAGAATGACATGGAAAGCATTGGTGAGAAACAGAGAGATGAAGAGACACAGGGTGAGGATTTGTTGACTTTCCAGGGCGTCCAAGACCTCACAATCGCTGACATTCTTGATGCTCCTGGAGAGGTGATTGGGAAATCCAACTACGGAACTCTGTACAAGGCTTTGTTGCAGAGGAGTAACTCGGTTAGGCTGCTCAGGTTCTTGAGACCAGCGTCCACTGCCAGAGTGAAAGAGTTTGGGGATGTGATTCAGTTCTTGGGTTGCATTAGGCATCCCAATTTGGTTCCTCTTCTGGGATTTTATGCAGGACCCAGAGGAGAAAAGCTTCTTGTTAATCCATTTTGTAGGCCTGGTAATTTGGCTCAATTTATCAGAG ATGGAAATGCTGACTCTCACAAATGGATCAACATTTACAACATCTCCATTGGTATTGCCAAAGGATTGGATCATCTTCATACAGGATTGCAAAAGCCGATAATCCATGGAAATCTGAAGACCAAAAACATATTCTTGGATCGCAATCACCAGCCATATATCTCAGATTTTGGTTTCCATCTCCTATTGAATCCTACAGCAGGCCAAGAAATGTTTGAAGCTTCTGCTGCTCAGGGCTACAAAGCTCCTGAACTTATCAAAATGAAAGATGCATGTGAGGAAACTGATATATATAGCCTGGGAGTGATCTTGCTGGAAATACTTTCAGGGAAGGAACCAATCAATGAAAACCCAACAACCCCAGATGAAGACTTTGATCTACCAACATCTTTGCGAAATGCCGTTCTTGATCATAGAATTACAGACTTGTATCATCCAGATATACTTCAGAGCAATGTTGGCGATGCAGAAAGTCCGGCCACTGAAGAACAGATTCTCAAGTTCTTTCAGCTTGCCATGGCTTGTTGTTCTCCTGCACCTTCACTTAGGCCCAACATTAAGCAAGTTCTAGTGAAGCTTGAAGAGATTGGGAAGTAA
- the LOC119985794 gene encoding lipid droplet phospholipase 1-like, which translates to MENRALDNGVCSSESVDGSRDVWSSKDSDSSSADHLVVMVHGILGSGTDWKFAAEQFVRMLPDKVFVHCSQRNECKLTLDGVDVMGERLAEEVLDVIKRKPNLRKISFVAHSVGGLVARYAIGKLYRPPIRERVGDSEADVSEENLKGTIGGLEGMNFVTVATPHLGSRGNKQVPFLFGVPALEKTACLVIHWIFRRTGRHLFLTDNDEGKPSLLRRMIEDNGECYFMSALRLFKRRVAYSNVGYDHIVGWRTSSIRRNCELPQWESSLDEKYPHIVYQEHCKASDVEQCELVSAEYDGGDKLEEELVTGLSRVSWEKIDVSFHSCRKRFAAHSVIQVKDHVMHIEGADVIQHMIDCFIT; encoded by the exons ATGGAAAATAGAGCTTTAGACAACGGAGTTTGCTCTTCCGAGTCTGTTGACGGGAGCCGGGATGTGTGGAGCTCCAAAGACTCCGATTCTTCATCTGCCGATCATCTCGTCGTAATGGTCCATGGAATCCTTGGaag TGGTACAGATTGGAAGTTTGCGGCTGAGCAGTTTGTTAGAATGCTCCCAGATAAAGTTTTTGTTCATT GTAGTCAACGTAATGAGTGTAAGCTGACTCTAGATGGTGTGGATGTAATGGGTGAGAGATTGGCAGAGGAG GTGCTTGATGTGATCAAAAGAAAGCCGAATTTGCGTAAAATCTCTTTTGTTGCACATTCTGTGGGAGGATTAGTGGCAAGATATGCGATTGGGAAACTGTATAGACCACCCATAAGAGAGAGAGTTGGGGATTCAGAAGCTGATGTGAGTGAAGAAAATTTGAAGGGCACCATAGGCGGCTTGGAGGGAATGAACTTTGTCACAGTTGCCACACCTCATCTTGGTTCAAGGGGTAATAAGCAG GTGCCATTTCTTTTTGGTGTGCCTGCCCTTGAAAAAACTGCTTGTCTTGTTATTCATTGGATATTTAGGAGAACAGGACGACACCTTTTTCTTACAGATAACGATGAGGGCAAGCCATCATTGCTTAGACGTATGATAGAAGATAATGGTGAATGTTATTTCAT GTCTGCGTTACGTTTGTTCAAAAGACGAGTGGCATATTCAAATGTGGGCTATGACC ACATAGTGGGTTGGAGAACATCATCAATTAGACGAAATTGTGAACTGCCACAG TGGGAGAGTTCTCTTGATGAGAAGTATCCACACATTGTGTATCAAGAACACTGCAAGGCCTCTGATGTTGAGCAGTGTGAACTTGTTTCGGCAGAATATGATGGCGGTGACAAGCTAGAAG AGGAATTGGTGACGGGCCTTTCCCGTGTATCATGGGAAAAAATAGATGTTAGCTTCCACAGCTGCAGAAAGAGGTTTGCTGCTCATAGTGTTATACAG GTTAAAGATCATGTCATGCACATAGAAGGTGCAGATGTGATTCAACATATGATTGATTGTTTTATTACTTAG
- the LOC119985793 gene encoding WD repeat-containing protein WRAP73 isoform X1, with protein sequence MEFTDPYKQTGPCCFSPNARFIAVAVDYRLVVRDTFSFKVVQLFSCLDKISYIEWALDSEYILCGLYKRPMIQAWSLTQPEWTCKIDEGPAGIAYARWSPDSRHILTTSEFQLRLTVWSLVNTACIHVQWPKHSSKGVSFTKDGKFAAICTRRDCKDYINLLSCYTWEMMGVFAVDTLDVADIEWSPDDSAIVIWDSPLEYKVLIYSPDGRCLFKYQAYESGLGVKTVSWSPCGQFLAVGSYDQMLRVLNHLTWKTFAEFMHLSSVRGPCYAAVFKEVDEPLHLDMSELYLNDDFIQANSEGAPDGHFSVRYEVTEVPVTLPFQKPPADKPNPKQGIGLMIWSNDSQYICTRNDSMPTALWIWDIHRLELAAILLQKDPIRAAAWDPTCTRLVLCTGSSHLYMWTPSGAYCVSNPLPQFSIVDLKWNSDGSCLLLKDKESFCCAAVPPLQESSEYSSDD encoded by the exons ATGGAATTCACCGATCCTTATAAGCAGACGGGTCCTTGTTGTTTCTCGCCTAATGCGCGTTTTATTGCGGTCGCCGTCGATTACCGCCTCGTAGTTCGTGATACGTTTTCCTTCAAG GTTGTGCAGTTGTTTTCATGCCTCGATAAGATAAGCTATATTGAATGGGCGCTTGATTCTGAATACATTCTGTGTGGTCTCTACAAAAGGCCAATGATACAAGCATGGTCATTGACCCAACCTGAATGGACGTGCAAAATAGATGAAGGACCTGCCGGTATTGCTTATGCTAGGTGGAGCCCAGATAGTCGTCACATACTAACCACATCTGAGTTTCAATTGCGATTGACAGTTTGGTCGCTGGTGAACACAGCATGCATCCACGTGCAATGGCCAAAGCATTCTTCCAAGGGGGTGTCGTTCACCAAAGATGGAAAGTTTGCTGCAATTTGCACAAGACGTGATTGCAAGGATTATATTAATTTACTATCTTGTTACACTTGGGAGATGATGGGTGTTTTTGCTGTGGACACACTGGATGTGGCTGATATTGAATGGTCACCAGATGATAGTGCCATAGTGATATGGGATTCGCCTCTTGAATATAAG GTTCTAATCTACTCCCCGGATGGAAGGTGTCTATTTAAGTACCAAGCATATGAAAGTGGACTGGGTGTAAAAACTGTTTCATGGTCCCCTTGTGGCCAGTTTCTAGCTGTGGGTAGTTATGACCAGATGCTGCGGGTTTTGAATCACTTAACTTGGAAAACCTTTGCTGAATTTATGCATTTATCTTCTGTTCGTGGTCCTTGTTATGCTGCTGTTTTTAAG GAGGTAGATGAGCCGTTGCATCTTGACATGTCCGAATTATATCTGAATGATGATTTTATACAAGCCAATTCTG AAGGTGCACCAGATGGACATTTCAGTGTAAGATATGAGGTTACTGAAGTACCCGTCACTTTGCCCTTTCAGAAGCCTCCCGCAGACAAACCAAATCCTAAACAAGGAATTG GTCTTATGATTTGGAGCAATGATAGCCAGTATATATGTACTAGGAATGATAGCATGCCAACTGCTCTCTGGATATGGGACATACATCGCCTTGAGCTTGCTGCCATTTTGTTGCAGAAGGATCCCATTCGAGCAGCAGCTTGGGACCCAACATGCACACGCCTTGTTCTGTGCACTGGAAGCTCGCACTTATATATGTGGACTCCTTCAGGTGCTTACTGTGTAAGTAATCCACTACCACAGTTTTCAATAGTTGATCTAAAATGGAACTCCGATGGGAGCTGTCTTCTCCTTAAAGACAAGGAGTCATTCTGCTGTGCTGCTGTTCCTCCACTGCAAGAATCTAGTGAATATAGCTCAGATGATTGA
- the LOC119986328 gene encoding U-box domain-containing protein 35-like isoform X1, whose product MEADELFEPCLPSLTVAIAINGKRESKYVVKWALEKFVTEGNVVFKLIHVRPEITSVPTLMGNSIPISHVREDVAIAAAYKREVEWKTSALLLPYTKMCGQRKVQVDVVVVVSDDVANAIAQEVAKYNITKLVIGASARGIFARKVKRHNMSSRISACSPNFCTVYAISKGKLSSVRPSDLKIDASIKDDSSETSCSANSSSSYTCSSQTELVSVGSYSYFCSPSLLMQRFHALSAINQNLLHSRASSIDTSHSRIPSMDIEEGRDTTSLCVYSSDIEHTIGGTSSYKGLLKDSQSHVSDQASTSDVHSEYSSSDTQVDINFELEKLRIELRHVRGMYAVAQRETLDASRKISNLNERRSEEAMKLKEITYKEEEAGELARKEMERCEAAKIDADNVRERAEKEASRRQEIEMEALRDIKEREKLEKALVGPVHQYQKFAWEEIVSATLSFSESLRIGMGAYGTVYKCSLHQTTAAVKVLHSNKNQNNKQFQQELEVLSKIRHPHLLILLGACPDRGCLIYEYMENGSLEDRLFRVNSTPSIPWFERYRIAWEVASALVFLHSSKPKPIIHRDLKPANILLDRNFVSKIGDVGLSMVLNSDSSHVSTMFKDTAPAGTLCYIDPEYQRTGLISPKSDVYAFGMVILQLLTAKPAVALTDKVETALDDGQLVTILDSEAGNWPIEETKELALLGLNCAELRRRDRPDLKEKVLPVLERLKELADRARDSFSRIQPLPPNHFICPILKDVMNEPCVAADGYTYDRKAIEQWLTDDDKSPITNLPLPNKVLLPNRTLLSAIMDWKSRN is encoded by the exons ATGGAAGCAGACGAACTTTTCGAACCATGTCTCCCTTCTCTGACTGTTGCAATTGCTATCAACGGAAAGAGAGAAAGCAAGTATGTCGTGAAATGGGCATTGGAGAAGTTCGTTACTGAGGGAAATGTTGTGTTTAAGTTGATACACGTTCGGCCGGAGATCACTTCAGTCCCAACACTAA tgggAAATTCCATTCCTATTTCACATGTAAGAGAAGATGTAGCAATAGCAGCTGCTTATAAGAGGGAAGTGGAGTGGAAAACAAGTGCATTGCTACTTCCCTACACGAAAATGTGTGGTCAGAGGAAG GTGCAGGTGGATGTTGTAGTCGTTGTATCAGATGATGTGGCTAATGCAATTGCACAGGAGGTTGCAAAATACAATATCACGAAGCTCGTTATAGGAGCTTCTGCTCGTGGCATTTTCGCAAG GAAAGTCAAGAGACATAATATGTCATCAAGGATCTCGGCGTGCTCTCCAAACTTTTGCACAGTCTATGCTATTTCAAAAGGGAAACTGTCATCTGTCCGGCCATCTGATTTAAAGATAGATGCAAGCATTAAAGATGACAGCAGTGAAACAAGTTGTTCAGCCAATAGTTCATCAAGTTACACTTGTAGCTCTCAAACAG AACTTGTCTCAGTTGGTTCATACTCTTATTTCTGTTCGCCCTCCCTACTAATGCAGCGATTCCATGCTCTTTCAGCTATCAACCAGAATCTTCTTCATTCAAGAGCAAGTTCAATTGACACCAGTCATTCAAGAATTCCGTCTATGGATATTGAAGAAGGGAGGGATACAACAAGTTTGTGTGTATACAGTTCAGATATTGAGCATACAATCGGTGGGACTTCTAGTTACAAAGGCTTACTAAAAGATAGCCAATCTCATGTATCTGATCAAGCTTCTACCTCAGATGTGCATTCAGAGTATTCTTCATCTGACACCCAG GTAGATATAAATTTCGAGCTAGAAAAGCTAAGGATTGAACTCAGACATGTTCGAGGAATGTATGCAGTTGCTCAAAGAGAGACCCTTGATGCTTCTCGAAAG ATAAGTAATCTAAATGAACGCCGATCAGAGGAAGCCATGAAGCTTAAGGAGATAACTTACAAAGAGGAGGAGGCCGGAGAATTAGCTAGAAAAGAGATGGAAAGGTGTGAAGCTGCTAAAATTGATGCAGACAATGTGAGAGAACGTGCTGAAAAAGAAGCTTCACGGAGGCAGGAAATCGAAATGGAAGCTTTACGTGAtatcaaagagagagaaaagcttGAGAAAGCTCTTGTGGGTCCTGTGCACCAGTACCAGAAGTTCGCATGGGAAGAAATTGTGTCTGCCACATTGTCATTTTCTGAGAGCCTTAGGATTGGAATGGGAGCATATGGAACCGTCTACAAGTGCAGTTTGCATCAGACAACTGCAGCAGTGAAAGTTCTCCATTCGAACAAGAATCAAAATAATAAGCAGTTTCAGCAGGAG CTTGAAGTCTTGAGCAAAATTCGTCACCCGCATTTGCTTATTCTACTTGGTGCGTGTCCTGATCGTGGTTGCCTAATTTATGAATACATGGAGAATGGAAGCTTGGAGGATAGATTGTTTCGCGTGAATAGTACACCATCCATCCCATGGTTCGAGAGATATCGGATTGCTTGGGAGGTGGCATCTGCCCTTGTTTTTCTTCACAGCTCTAAGCCAAAACCAATCATTCACCGCGATCTAAAGCCAGCAAATATCTTGCTTGATCGCAATTTTGTGAGCAAAATTGGCGACGTTGGTCTTTCAATGGTGCTTAATTCAGATTCCTCCCATGTGTCCACCATGTTCAAAGACACAGCACCTGCTGGGACACTATGCTACATAGATCCTGAGTATCAGAGAACCGGTTTGATTTCTCCAAAATCTGATGTTTACGCTTTCGGGATGGTAATTTTGCAGTTGTTGACTGCAAAACCAGCAGTAGCACTAACAGACAAGGTGGAAACAGCACTTGATGATGGTCAGCTAGTGACGATTTTAGATTCAGAGGCTGGGAATTGGCCAATTGAGGAAACCAAGGAATTAGCCTTGTTGGGGCTGAACTGTGCAGAGCTTCGACGGAGAGACAGACCCGATCTGAAGGAGAAGGTACTTCCTGTGCTGGAACGCCTAAAGGAGCTCGCTGACAGAGCCCGAGATTCATTTTCCCGCATTCAGCCCTTACCTCCAAACCACTTCATCTGCCCAATACTTAAG GACGTCATGAACGAACCCTGTGTTGCTGCAGATGGATACACTTATGACCGCAAAGCAATCGAGCAATGGCTGACGGATGACGATAAATCACCAATAACAAATCTGCCATTGCCAAATAAGGTTTTATTACCTAATCGTACATTACTTTCTGCAATCATGGACTGGAAGTCAAGAAATTGA